cgtcgtcgttgttggtgccGTTCGCGCCCGAGAATATTACAGGTGATACCGTTTGCTACTTGACGCATTATACCGACGACTCCGCGGACTGGAAAGTGTAGGAGCCGATCGTGTCGATGCCGCCGATGATCAGAGTAGCGCGATTAACTCGCGGAAGCGACGCTCGTCCCGGAGGGCAATTACAGTCGTCTAATTGTGATCGTAAGTTCGCACGTGAGAAACGCGCGCAAGTCTCGCACCTCTAATGAGCTCGAGCTGTCGAGTAGATCGACATGCGCGGCCGCGGGATGGCATCAGTTTCACCCAGAACGTGGCATGTACCAGGTGCCACCCCGCGGAGTATCCACTTAGTGTTGTCCGAAAAAATACATCATGCAGCAGTACGAAGCGGAAACCTGCAAGTGCCCGGACGAGTACACCCCGTACCGGACGACGCTCGACGAGGACGATCTTCGGCTGGCCAGGGACGAACTGCACGAAGACGATGACACACGCGATCCATCGTTGGCTCAGATGCGCGAATTCATTGCGAAACATCCGCGGATCGTTCGGTGCCGTACGGATCCGGTCTTTCTGTTACGCTTCCTGCGCTTCACGAAATTCAACGTTCCCCGGGCCTGTGACATACTGGTGCGTGCGATGACGCAGCTAATGCGCCGACGGGCCACCTACGGCGCCGAGGCCGCCGATCTGCTGCATCCGGACGTACAACGGTTGCTCGAGGTGGCCGCGATCGTACCGCTGGGCTATGATTCGCAACGCCGTATGGTtgtgctgtgccgtgccgCTGCACTGGATCCACGTACGACAACCTCAATGCTGCACATGCAACTCGGAGGACTTATTCTTGGGACCTGCCAGGAGTACGAGCTGATCCAGGTGCGTGGTCTCGTCGTGCTGATGGACTTCTCCGGTCTTTCGATGGCCCACTGTGCTATGTGGAGTCTCAGTGATGTCAAGCTGACGGCCGAGTACGTGAACGAGTTGATTGCGATGCGCGTCAAGGAGGTCCATATGATCCAGGTGCCGCGGTTcgcttggttgctgctggatctGTTTCTACCGCTGCTCAGCCCGAAAATGAAGGAACGGTTTAAGGTAAGGCGATGCCGCGCCAGAACCACTGGAATTCCAATGCAAACCTTCTTCACCTTTTTGACAGTTCCATCGGACGTTTGATGAGCTGCGTGGTTCGCTCGACCCGGCGCTACTGCCCACAATCTACGGTGGCCAGCAGTCGCTGGAGAAAGCGAACGAGAACTTTCGCACCGGCATGTTCGAGCGGCAGCGGAAGTGGTTCGAGGTTGAGCGGCAACTGCACATGGACCTTGGTGGCGGTACTAATGGGGTACGCGGACCGCGGAACGGGTTCCACGAGGAGGAACTCGCTATGGTTGGCAGCTTTCGTAAGCTGACCGTCGATTGACTGAACCTCTGGGTCGGTTCAGTCAGACCAGAGGCGATCGGTGTCCGGTGTTGGGAAACGTGAAATGGGCTGATGGGTGGTTCGGTATTGCAAATTGACATTCCGGAGACAGTCCGGCGCTATATCCGATGACAACGTAACGCAGCGGCACGTAATGTCGTCGTTTTCAACTGGTCATTTGACGGTTAATGGGACCCTATCCTGGGTAAACAGGTAGCTACGACATCTTGTACCCGCCGGACAATCGACTTTTGGGAAGTGACGTCCCAGCCTTAAGACGCATACCTGaccgtttggtgtgtgtgtgtgtgtgttgtgagtccGAGCGGATAGCGATAGGTGGATTGCGTGTCTTGTGGCTATTGAAGCGGTGTTTTCCGCTAGCTGGTTTGACCTTGGCTTGGCTAATAGGTACATCTGTTGCCGCGTGGACGCTTCGACGACGTAACGGTGCTGCACGGCAGCGGTTAAATGGCGAGGACTTCCTCCAACAACCTCCATCTATCAGTGAACCATGTTTTCGGCTTTCTGCTGACCTTCACATCGCGATGCTGCTATTGGTTCGGGTATTAATCATCGTGCaacgaaccaccacccacccacccatccaccgaCCGTCCATTCATTTCAGGGGTGGAGTAATACCCATCACGCGTCACGCGCCCGTCGAAACAGAAATGGTgctatttttcaaaaataaataaaaccaataCCAAAGACCGTGGCTTGTTTGTCGCAACCGGGCAGACCCGGTAAGCAATGGGCGGATTAACAAGACACAGCGAACGGTCGATCGGACAAGAAGGGGTGGTGATGCTACGATCATTTCACTCCTCTAGACAGCTACCAGCATTCCGTTTTGATATGCGGTTATGCTGCGTGAGCTGGCTCAGTATGTTTCCACCATCGGCGAATGACCGCGctccagacgacgacggcgatgacgccCGTGGCAGTTTCGCTGATGAGTTTTTCATCGTGCGGTGAGGGTGCGACGTTGTGATCGAGTTTTCTATCCCAGCGCGAAGGTCACTGCTGCGCGGCTGATTGCCTGCGTGTGAAATGTGTGTcaatatgcacacacacctaAACAGGGCAAGGGAGAGAGCATATAATGCTGCCGAGCGCAAGCTATTTTTGGCGCAATCAATGCATCGTGGGTCTGGGCCACGATCAATCATAAGACGTTTCATCAAATCTCAAGGTAAGATCTAATGCACAAAGCGCCCTAGGTTGGCGTGTTGTAGTAGCTGCTGATTGCAGaagggtttttcttttcacaatCACCGCCCATTGAAGACACATTATAGTTCTCACGAGGAAAGAAAAGATGAAACTCAATAATCCTTCAAGAGGATAATACCGGATGCTGGGCGTTGTCACTAGCACACTCAAACGAAAGTGGTTGCTAAACtaaattgttgttgtgtgtgtctataTGTCTTCTATCGCATCTCAGGTCAAGGTTGCCTATCTAAAAATGGCAATCTGGTTGATAAACAGCGACATACCACAATCGCAACACTAATAAATACGGCTCCGCCCGTAagttaccaacaaaaaaaaaaaaaaaaacaatcgcaacACTGGATGACTCACATCGTCAAGCTTCGTTGGTAACGAGCCAACCGAGCTGTGTTTATATTGCGCACTGGCGTCCCTTCGACCATCGGTTCCATGGTGTAGCGGTTATCACGTCTGCTTTACACGCAGAAGGTCTCCAGttcgatcctggatggaaccaggtgatgtttttttcttgctaTGTTTTAGAGATGCGTGGATTCAATCTTTTATTTTACACTTCGTCAGCACTCCCACTCGAGCCAATTTAATTGGAATGCATGTTTTAGCGCTTGATTGATGCTTCAATgcgaaacaaattaaacatGATGACAAATGTGCGATACGCACATCACGGGCTGTGAGGCTATTCCGTTTATGCAAATCTCACCTGTAAGCGGTCACTGTTGACCCTCGTTTTGATGGTGGATGTGATCTGAGActaacaaaaacaagaaataagGGTCTTACCTTCGCTCCATATCTTGAATTCGATTCTATGGTAATGGGTAGGGGCTTCGACTACTGTACACGCACTCtcgtaagaaaaaaaaacaacacgaaGCATAAATGGTTACAGTACCATCAGCGGAAGGtatggaaagtggaaaacaccGGCACAGGTGGCGGCGGTATCGCAGATCGACTCCCGTCAGTGTCAGTTGACACTCATctcctgcctggctgcctgtctgccttcCTGCTGGCCACTTTCCGTTCGGCTGACGCTTATGATTGATGCATGACGTATTGTTTGTCTAATTGTTCCCGTTTTTGTCGCGCAGCTTCCACTGCCGTTTGGGAACTATTTGTCAGATGATTGGCTGATAAGACTGAAGAGGAATCCACAAGTATTACCACATCGCACACTGCGACAAGGAAGCAATTAACGGTCATTGTACGTAGTGTGAGTGGTTAGCATATTGTTTAATAAGCCATAACCGCCTGTAACCGTAGCACTATTAACCATTTTTAACAGCGCAAGTAACCGAATGTAACTGTGACTGTTTAAGCGTGAAAACGATTAATCTCGAATGCAGTTCCGGGGAATGCATCTGAGTAGATGCACTACCGCTCTCCGGGACCTTTTCGAGCCGTTCCATCCAATCGACTACGTTACAAGCATGACGAAACGGTTCTAGTTACAAAGTTGATTGATACGTCATTGGGTATGGAGCTCTATTTCCGTCTTCTAGACCACTTCGTTGTTGCTACATGATCCACAGCAGGCCAATTGATTGTGCTAgacaataaattgaaattgataaattgTGGTTCTCTacggggaaagaaaaaaaaaccttcgatATATAGTAATCGAAACTCATCGATGGTGACGGTTTGCATCGGTTTGAAAGGCGACCAACAACGATTGTGACACAGGAGCACCCACCAAGAAAGGGGCTTGAAAGGAAACTCTTTCCAGATGCTCTTCGGAGTGGTACTACTGGGTCCATTCTGTCACTTAATATCGCGAGCGATTAATCGCATCATGATCGTACGcatacacatacgcacgcacgcacg
This sequence is a window from Anopheles darlingi chromosome 3, idAnoDarlMG_H_01, whole genome shotgun sequence. Protein-coding genes within it:
- the LOC125955050 gene encoding retinaldehyde-binding protein 1-like, giving the protein MQQYEAETCKCPDEYTPYRTTLDEDDLRLARDELHEDDDTRDPSLAQMREFIAKHPRIVRCRTDPVFLLRFLRFTKFNVPRACDILVRAMTQLMRRRATYGAEAADLLHPDVQRLLEVAAIVPLGYDSQRRMVVLCRAAALDPRTTTSMLHMQLGGLILGTCQEYELIQVRGLVVLMDFSGLSMAHCAMWSLSDVKLTAEYVNELIAMRVKEVHMIQVPRFAWLLLDLFLPLLSPKMKERFKFHRTFDELRGSLDPALLPTIYGGQQSLEKANENFRTGMFERQRKWFEVERQLHMDLGGGTNGVRGPRNGFHEEELAMVGSFRKLTVD